In Paracoccus aerodenitrificans, the following are encoded in one genomic region:
- a CDS encoding ABC transporter ATP-binding protein produces the protein MLDTTQTQENLLEVNNIEVIYNHVILVLKGVSLSVPKGSITALLGGNGAGKTTTLKAISNLLASERGEVTKGSIVYRGERVADQNPAALVKKGVIQVMEGRHCFEHLTVEENLLTGAYTRSDGAAIRRDLEMVYEYFPRLRERRKSQAGYTSGGEQQMVAMGRALMSRPETILLDEPSMGLAPQLVEQIFEIVKAVNEGEGVTFLLAEQNTNVALRFAHYGYILENGRVVMDGSAQELRENPDVKEFYLGMSDEGRKSFRDVRSYRRRKRWLS, from the coding sequence ATGCTGGACACCACACAGACGCAGGAAAACCTGCTTGAAGTGAATAATATCGAGGTGATCTATAACCACGTGATCCTTGTGCTGAAGGGGGTCAGCCTGTCTGTGCCGAAAGGCAGCATCACCGCGCTTCTGGGCGGGAACGGGGCTGGCAAGACCACGACGCTGAAGGCGATCTCGAACCTGCTGGCTTCGGAACGGGGCGAGGTGACGAAGGGCAGTATCGTCTATCGCGGTGAGCGGGTGGCCGATCAGAACCCGGCGGCTCTGGTCAAGAAAGGCGTCATTCAGGTGATGGAGGGGCGTCACTGCTTCGAGCATCTGACCGTGGAAGAAAACCTGCTGACCGGGGCCTATACACGCAGCGACGGGGCCGCGATCCGGCGGGATCTGGAAATGGTCTATGAATATTTTCCCCGGCTGCGTGAGCGCCGGAAATCTCAGGCCGGGTATACATCCGGGGGTGAGCAGCAGATGGTTGCAATGGGCCGCGCCCTGATGTCGCGACCGGAAACCATCCTTCTGGATGAACCCTCGATGGGTCTGGCACCGCAGCTTGTCGAGCAGATCTTCGAGATTGTGAAAGCGGTGAATGAGGGCGAGGGCGTCACCTTTCTTCTGGCCGAGCAGAATACGAATGTCGCCCTGCGCTTCGCCCATTACGGCTATATTCTGGAGAATGGCCGGGTGGTGATGGACGGCTCGGCGCAGGAATTGCGCGAGAACCCGGATGTGAAGGAATTCTATCTGGGCATGTCCGATGAGGGCCGGAAAAGTTTCCGGGATGTGCGTTCCTATCGCCGCCGCAAGCGGTGGTTGTCGTGA
- a CDS encoding phenylacetate--CoA ligase family protein, whose translation MAGFYDDLETRDAEERAEWLSQALPAAIGRAKTAPALARMLRDVDPDQIRDREALALLPVIRKSELTEAQRKNPPFGGFTTRLAAEFDHIFQSPGPIYEPGRREGDWWRLGRFLHACGVGRGDIVQNCFAYHLTPAGMMFDSAARAVDAAVLPAGTGQTDLQVRAAADLGSTVYSGTPDFLKVILERADELGEKLSITRAAVSGGALFPSLREFYASRGITTQQCYATADLGNIAYESKAMDGMIVDEGVIVEIVRPGTGDPVAEGEVGEVLVTTLNPDYPLVRFATGDLSVVLPGTSPCGRTNMRIKGWMGRADQTTKIKGMFVRPEQVASFVARHPEIARARVIAEREGEMDAMTVQIESPRVANGEYAASIADTLKLKGRVEIVTPGSLPNDGLVIEDRRKYD comes from the coding sequence ATGGCAGGGTTTTACGACGATCTGGAAACGCGCGATGCGGAAGAACGTGCCGAGTGGCTCAGCCAGGCACTGCCTGCTGCGATCGGTCGTGCGAAGACCGCTCCGGCTTTGGCGAGGATGCTGCGCGATGTCGATCCGGACCAGATCCGCGACCGCGAGGCGCTTGCCCTGCTTCCGGTGATCCGCAAATCGGAACTGACCGAGGCGCAGCGCAAGAACCCGCCTTTCGGTGGTTTTACCACACGGCTTGCCGCCGAGTTCGACCATATCTTCCAGTCTCCCGGTCCGATCTATGAACCCGGCCGGAGAGAGGGTGACTGGTGGCGCCTCGGGCGTTTTCTGCATGCGTGTGGCGTCGGGCGGGGCGATATCGTGCAGAATTGTTTCGCCTATCATCTGACGCCTGCGGGGATGATGTTCGATTCCGCTGCGCGGGCCGTCGATGCGGCGGTCCTGCCCGCAGGCACCGGGCAGACCGACCTTCAGGTCCGCGCTGCGGCAGATCTTGGCTCGACCGTATACAGCGGGACGCCGGATTTCCTGAAAGTGATCCTGGAACGCGCCGATGAGCTGGGTGAGAAACTTTCCATCACCCGGGCCGCCGTCAGTGGCGGCGCTTTATTCCCGTCCCTGCGTGAGTTCTATGCCAGCCGGGGGATTACGACGCAGCAATGCTATGCGACGGCGGATCTGGGCAATATCGCTTACGAATCCAAGGCGATGGACGGGATGATCGTCGATGAAGGGGTGATCGTGGAAATTGTCCGCCCCGGCACCGGTGATCCCGTCGCCGAGGGCGAAGTCGGCGAAGTTCTGGTTACGACGCTGAACCCCGATTATCCGCTGGTCCGCTTTGCCACAGGCGATCTGTCGGTGGTGCTTCCCGGAACCTCCCCGTGTGGGCGGACGAATATGCGCATCAAAGGGTGGATGGGTCGTGCCGATCAGACGACGAAGATCAAGGGAATGTTCGTCCGGCCTGAGCAGGTCGCCTCTTTCGTCGCCCGCCATCCCGAAATCGCCCGCGCCCGCGTCATTGCTGAACGAGAGGGCGAAATGGATGCGATGACGGTTCAGATCGAAAGCCCGCGCGTTGCGAATGGCGAATATGCGGCCTCGATTGCCGATACGCTGAAGCTGAAGGGGCGCGTTGAAATCGTCACTCCGGGCAGCCTTCCGAATGACGGGCTGGTGATCGAGGACCGGCGGAAATATGACTGA
- a CDS encoding winged helix-turn-helix domain-containing protein, with protein sequence MMSHPPLHDPDNFPRLQLRVYFAEDVWLGPGKADLLELIQQTGSISEAGRRMGMSYKRAWSLVETLNAMFEAPLVASERGGAGGGGARLTETGQDVLARFRRIEADAQKAADPDISQLTTMLRDPG encoded by the coding sequence ATGATGTCACACCCGCCTCTGCATGATCCCGACAATTTCCCGCGCCTGCAATTGCGGGTCTATTTTGCCGAGGATGTCTGGCTGGGTCCCGGGAAGGCCGATCTTCTGGAACTGATACAGCAGACCGGCTCGATTTCGGAGGCAGGACGGCGGATGGGGATGAGCTATAAGCGCGCCTGGTCTCTGGTCGAAACGCTCAACGCGATGTTTGAGGCTCCGCTGGTTGCCAGTGAGCGCGGCGGGGCGGGCGGGGGCGGGGCGAGGCTTACGGAAACCGGGCAGGATGTTCTGGCCCGTTTCCGCCGGATCGAGGCTGACGCGCAGAAGGCCGCCGACCCGGATATCTCGCAACTGACAACGATGCTGCGCGATCCGGGATAA
- the mutT gene encoding 8-oxo-dGTP diphosphatase MutT, giving the protein MKMVLVSAVALIDADGRILLAQRPEGKSMAGLWEFPGGKVEPGETPETALVRELREELGIDTHESCLAPLSFASHSYDDFHLLMPLFACRRWKGIVRPVEGQRLSWAYARDLRNYEMPPADLPLIPMLQGWL; this is encoded by the coding sequence ATGAAGATGGTACTGGTCTCGGCCGTGGCGCTGATCGACGCTGACGGGCGTATTCTTCTGGCGCAGCGGCCCGAGGGAAAGTCGATGGCCGGGCTGTGGGAATTCCCCGGTGGCAAGGTCGAGCCGGGTGAGACACCGGAAACCGCTCTTGTGCGGGAGCTTCGCGAGGAATTGGGGATAGATACCCATGAATCCTGTCTGGCACCGCTGAGCTTTGCCAGCCACAGCTATGACGATTTCCATTTGCTGATGCCGCTTTTCGCCTGTCGCCGATGGAAAGGGATCGTCAGGCCTGTAGAGGGCCAGCGACTCTCATGGGCTTACGCCAGGGATTTACGCAATTACGAGATGCCGCCAGCCGACCTGCCGCTGATCCCGATGCTTCAGGGCTGGCTGTAA
- the argJ gene encoding bifunctional glutamate N-acetyltransferase/amino-acid acetyltransferase ArgJ: MAKGDKKTSGKADAKPKKDKKSKAEKLAHKMAKKAKEAVPTKSAPIVSPLAPASFPDLPEIGGVEFASAAAGVKYRGRTDVMVARLARGTSVAGVFTRSSTRAACILDCQSKLSGKQDTTQGAAIIVNSGNANAFTGAAGLEAVDRLTGAVAEALSIPASRVFSSSTGVIGEPLPWERITAVLSDTVSRLDTGGVAEAARAIMTTDTFPKGASAEFEADGGKIRITGIAKGSGMIAPDMATMLVYIFTDAAISPEHLQKLLSRQVDDTFNAITVDSDTSTSDALILAATGKSDAAPISDLRSKEARAFSDALGDVMRDLAQQVVMDGEGATKFVEVQVTGAESRKDAHKVAMAIANSPLVKTAIAGEDANWGRVVMAVGKSGAKADRDRLTIRFGDMVLAENGWRAPSYDEEKASAYMKRDRLVLGVDLGLGDASRTVWTCDLTHRYIDINADYRS, from the coding sequence ATGGCCAAGGGCGACAAGAAGACCTCCGGCAAGGCTGATGCCAAGCCGAAAAAGGATAAGAAATCCAAGGCAGAAAAGCTCGCCCACAAGATGGCAAAGAAGGCGAAAGAGGCAGTTCCGACGAAATCCGCGCCAATCGTGTCACCGCTGGCACCTGCCTCTTTTCCCGATCTTCCCGAGATTGGCGGGGTCGAGTTCGCCTCGGCCGCGGCTGGCGTGAAATATCGCGGGCGCACGGATGTCATGGTGGCGCGGCTGGCGCGGGGGACGTCGGTTGCGGGCGTATTCACGCGGTCCTCGACCCGCGCTGCCTGCATTCTTGACTGCCAGAGCAAGCTGAGCGGCAAGCAGGATACGACGCAAGGTGCCGCGATCATCGTGAACTCCGGCAACGCCAATGCCTTCACCGGCGCAGCAGGGCTTGAAGCGGTGGATCGCCTGACCGGCGCAGTTGCAGAGGCTCTGTCCATCCCCGCCAGCAGGGTATTTTCATCCTCGACCGGCGTGATCGGCGAGCCTTTGCCCTGGGAGCGGATTACCGCTGTGCTGAGCGATACTGTTTCGCGTCTCGATACAGGCGGCGTGGCCGAGGCAGCCCGGGCGATCATGACGACGGATACTTTCCCGAAAGGCGCCTCTGCCGAGTTTGAGGCGGATGGCGGAAAGATCCGGATTACCGGCATTGCCAAAGGATCGGGCATGATCGCGCCCGATATGGCGACGATGCTGGTCTATATCTTCACCGATGCCGCGATTTCGCCGGAGCATCTGCAAAAACTGCTGTCCAGACAGGTTGATGACACATTCAACGCAATCACCGTCGACAGCGACACCTCGACATCCGACGCGCTGATCCTCGCCGCGACCGGCAAATCGGATGCCGCCCCGATCAGCGATCTGCGCTCGAAAGAGGCACGGGCCTTCTCGGACGCGCTTGGCGATGTGATGCGGGATCTGGCGCAGCAGGTGGTGATGGACGGCGAGGGCGCGACCAAGTTCGTCGAGGTGCAGGTCACCGGTGCCGAAAGCCGTAAAGACGCGCATAAAGTGGCAATGGCGATTGCGAATTCGCCGCTGGTCAAGACGGCGATTGCCGGCGAGGACGCCAATTGGGGCCGCGTCGTCATGGCGGTCGGCAAATCCGGCGCGAAGGCCGACCGGGATCGTCTGACGATCCGTTTCGGCGACATGGTCCTGGCCGAAAACGGCTGGCGTGCGCCCTCTTATGACGAAGAGAAAGCAAGCGCCTATATGAAGCGCGACCGTCTTGTCTTGGGTGTCGATCTGGGTCTTGGCGATGCAAGCCGGACGGTCTGGACCTGCGACCTGACCCATCGCTATATCGACATCAACGCCGATTACCGGTCCTGA
- a CDS encoding peptidylprolyl isomerase, protein MFKLSASAIALLAALAAAPAFAQDDQSGSADQQDAATADQQAEAAEADTEAEAADAAENDAAAQSADPATVVATVNGKDITLGELAAMKLRLPPEMAGMPANELWDLMLDEVIRQTALAEFGEQDLSALDQAALVNLRRDYLTRSAMERIVDFEPTDEQIQAAYEEAFPAESPITEYNADHILVETEEAAASVIEELEGGADFAQLAQERSVDTGSAQSGGDLGWFTVDSMVPEFGNAVAGMEPGSTSAEPVQSQFGFHIIKLNETREMEPPALDEIREQLAQQVRRKKLEQEIERITSEATVERVEGLDPSLLDQNVLDEEE, encoded by the coding sequence ATGTTTAAACTTTCCGCTTCCGCCATTGCTTTGCTGGCCGCCCTCGCCGCCGCACCGGCTTTTGCGCAGGACGATCAGTCCGGCTCTGCAGACCAGCAGGATGCCGCAACCGCCGATCAGCAGGCCGAAGCCGCAGAGGCAGATACTGAGGCAGAAGCCGCGGATGCAGCGGAAAACGATGCTGCCGCGCAATCAGCCGATCCGGCCACGGTTGTCGCAACCGTCAATGGTAAGGATATCACGCTTGGCGAGCTGGCGGCGATGAAGCTGCGGCTGCCCCCGGAAATGGCCGGGATGCCCGCGAATGAACTATGGGATCTCATGCTTGACGAGGTGATCCGCCAGACCGCGCTTGCCGAATTCGGCGAGCAGGATCTCAGCGCACTTGATCAGGCCGCTCTGGTCAATCTTCGCCGCGACTATCTGACCCGCTCGGCGATGGAGCGCATCGTGGATTTCGAACCCACCGATGAACAGATCCAGGCGGCCTATGAAGAAGCCTTCCCGGCAGAAAGCCCGATCACCGAATATAATGCGGATCACATTCTTGTAGAAACCGAGGAAGCTGCCGCGTCCGTGATCGAGGAACTCGAAGGGGGGGCCGATTTCGCGCAGCTTGCGCAGGAACGCTCGGTCGATACCGGATCAGCGCAAAGCGGCGGCGATCTGGGCTGGTTCACGGTGGACAGCATGGTGCCGGAATTCGGCAATGCCGTTGCGGGCATGGAACCCGGCTCGACCTCTGCCGAGCCGGTTCAGTCTCAGTTCGGTTTCCATATCATCAAGCTGAACGAGACCCGCGAGATGGAGCCTCCGGCGCTTGACGAAATCCGCGAGCAGCTTGCTCAGCAGGTCCGCAGAAAGAAACTGGAGCAGGAAATCGAACGCATCACCTCGGAAGCGACGGTTGAGCGTGTCGAGGGTCTGGATCCATCCCTGCTGGACCAGAACGTTCTGGACGAAGAGGAATAA